From Polynucleobacter difficilis, a single genomic window includes:
- a CDS encoding DUF6641 family protein, with translation MATLENLNTLKLTDAKRPKNQPPIVQRRNKLISKLWEQLELAKAKHNGKDFVVKRYKNVKDLEGNIKSVEKPKRIKPWWFISSTGALCINVFYGSKVLELANGKTAVEATNLENVIEVLELLKREADMGTFDEAIEAASLQLRSRFELKIPKTSQKSKVLTDSIAQTQFINK, from the coding sequence ATGGCAACGCTAGAGAACCTAAATACCCTTAAATTGACCGATGCAAAACGGCCTAAAAACCAACCCCCTATAGTGCAGCGTAGAAACAAGCTGATTAGCAAATTATGGGAGCAGCTGGAATTAGCCAAAGCAAAACATAACGGCAAAGACTTTGTCGTAAAGCGCTACAAAAACGTTAAAGATCTAGAGGGCAATATCAAGAGCGTTGAAAAGCCCAAGCGCATCAAACCCTGGTGGTTTATCAGCAGCACGGGAGCACTGTGTATCAATGTGTTTTACGGCAGCAAGGTTTTAGAGCTGGCTAATGGCAAAACTGCTGTAGAGGCTACTAATTTAGAGAATGTAATTGAAGTACTAGAACTCTTAAAGCGCGAAGCTGACATGGGTACATTTGATGAAGCAATAGAGGCAGCCAGCCTACAGCTGCGCAGCCGCTTTGAATTGAAAATCCCGAAAACGAGTCAAAAGAGCAAGGTTTTGACTGATTCCATTGCGCAAACCCAATTCATAAATAAATGA